Within the Synergistaceae bacterium genome, the region ACGCAGCAATGTCCCCCTGCATTCGGAGAACGTCAGGCGATATGCTGAAGTCCTCGAAGGTGACTTTCCCGCTCTCGACGTTTTCGAGGGTCAGCTCGTCGAAGGGGATTCCCCGCGGGCTTTTCAGGATATCTCTGCGCTTCATGCCCAGCGGATAGTCTTGGGCGGTGATTTCGGGGCCGGCCGCCGCGCTTGCGGGGGCTTTGCTTGCGGGGGCCGCGCTTATAGGAGCCGCGTTTATAGGAGCCACGCCACTCAGCTCCCGCAAAACTTGTCGGACAACGCTCGCGATGAGTTCTTCATTTGTTTGTGCCATCTTCGTCCGATCCGATCCTTTCAGCGTACTAATACCTACTTATAACGAGTAGATATATTTCGCATAGTATTTTTTTGACTATAAAGCCAAAGAAAAAGCTCCCCTATTCAAAGGAAACCGACAGTTCCTGCGGAGCTTTCGAGCGCTCCTGGAAAGCGGCCTCTTTGTTGTGCAGTAGCGCCGCGAGCCCCTGATAACGAGGGCGAGCCATGGGGTCGTTCTTCGTGGGCACAGGCGTGGGAGTCTCACCCTTCGCGTACTTCGCGGCGTTCTTACCGATGGCGCGGAACGTCGGAAGGTCGATGACGGGAGACTGAGGGAACAGCTCCAGGTTTGAGAGGGGGTTCAGGTCGCGTTGGTGAATGACGGCGGTTCC harbors:
- a CDS encoding diol dehydratase small subunit, which produces MAQTNEELIASVVRQVLRELSGVAPINAAPISAAPASKAPASAAAGPEITAQDYPLGMKRRDILKSPRGIPFDELTLENVESGKVTFEDFSISPDVLRMQGDIAASAGRSQIALNFGRAREMTKIPDARILEMYNSLRPHRSTKEELLAMAEELQSQYDASVCSTFVREAADVYQRRGLLKGDLPTD